A portion of the Sulfuricurvum kujiense DSM 16994 genome contains these proteins:
- a CDS encoding FeoA family protein: MNTMTLLSACTKGGVATVVKINAKGPLKQRLISFGLMKGSEVKMLECALTNSTFEIKVGNMNIALRREEAELIEVTDVR, from the coding sequence ATGAATACGATGACATTACTGAGTGCCTGCACCAAGGGGGGAGTCGCTACAGTTGTCAAAATCAATGCCAAAGGGCCGCTAAAACAGCGTCTCATCTCGTTCGGGCTGATGAAGGGTTCGGAAGTCAAAATGCTGGAGTGTGCTCTCACCAACAGCACCTTTGAGATCAAAGTGGGGAATATGAATATTGCGCTGCGCCGTGAAGAGGCAGAGCTGATCGAGGTAACCGATGTCCGATAA
- the feoB gene encoding ferrous iron transport protein B, with amino-acid sequence MSDKKIKVALVGQPNVGKSMLINSISNARLHVGNFTGVTVEKTEVIFEYDGYDFSVVDLPGTYAFTDYSIEERVTHDFLCNEHYDLIINVLDSTNLEKNLQLTAELMTMSKKIVMALNMSDEADREGIEIDAAYLTQLLGIPCIRVSAAAKSGLDELMRAVISVYENPVQEQKLIFSEAVEEEIALITDYLDKHKFKASISNRNIAINLLQKEKKTYRTLHDNPIWTELQPMLIEADRHIELHHDSDDIKEIFAEEYFSYNRGILAEAVKVKPKAAQQKTTTEKIDSVLIHPIFGIPIFLFFMWGLFQLTFEIGSIPMDWIDAFFGWFGEAVGSTIRNDEIRSLIVDGVIAGVGAVVLFVPNIVILFVGIALLEATGYMSRVAFLLDGFFHKFGLHGQSFIPLVTGFGCSIPAYMSARILKNDRDRLLTLFVIGFMSCGARLPVYVLFTGAFFGPEMAGNVLFGIYILGAIIGLIAAKVLKMTAFKGADEPFVMEMPKYRLPSVKLIWHTVLTKTMMYLKKAGTFIAAASLLVWFLSTYPKDSALDKAYALKIEAASSPEEVKILENRLAEAALEQSFLGRIGHAIEPAFEPLGFDWKMAVALQTGLAAKEVVVSTMGVLYSLGSDATEEDHSLISTISSQIPFASAVAFIVVIMTYLPCLAASVVFTREAGGIKYFGYLFAFTTIVAYSLAFLAYRLVLAIS; translated from the coding sequence ATGTCCGATAAAAAAATTAAAGTCGCTCTCGTAGGACAGCCTAATGTGGGAAAAAGCATGCTTATCAATTCGATCAGCAACGCACGGCTTCATGTCGGAAATTTTACGGGGGTGACGGTTGAAAAGACCGAAGTCATATTTGAATACGACGGATACGATTTCAGTGTCGTCGACCTCCCCGGAACGTATGCATTTACGGACTACTCGATCGAAGAGCGGGTAACGCACGACTTTCTATGCAATGAGCATTATGATTTGATTATCAATGTCCTCGATTCGACCAATCTGGAGAAAAATCTTCAGCTTACGGCGGAGCTGATGACAATGAGCAAAAAGATCGTCATGGCGCTCAATATGTCGGACGAAGCCGATCGTGAGGGGATAGAGATCGATGCAGCGTATCTGACCCAGCTGCTCGGTATTCCGTGTATCCGTGTATCGGCGGCGGCAAAATCGGGGCTGGATGAGCTGATGAGAGCGGTGATCAGTGTGTATGAGAACCCTGTTCAGGAACAAAAACTGATCTTCAGCGAGGCGGTCGAAGAGGAAATTGCCCTTATTACCGATTATCTGGATAAACATAAATTCAAGGCATCCATCAGCAACCGAAACATCGCGATCAATCTTCTCCAAAAAGAGAAAAAAACCTATCGTACGCTGCATGACAATCCGATCTGGACCGAATTGCAGCCGATGCTGATCGAAGCGGACCGCCATATCGAGCTGCATCATGACAGCGACGATATCAAAGAGATTTTTGCCGAAGAGTATTTCTCCTACAATCGGGGAATTTTGGCCGAAGCGGTCAAGGTGAAACCCAAAGCAGCTCAGCAGAAAACGACGACGGAGAAAATCGACAGCGTGTTGATTCATCCGATATTCGGGATACCGATTTTTCTCTTTTTCATGTGGGGGCTGTTTCAGCTTACCTTTGAGATCGGAAGCATTCCGATGGATTGGATCGATGCCTTTTTCGGCTGGTTCGGCGAAGCGGTAGGTTCAACGATCCGCAATGACGAGATCCGCTCTTTGATCGTGGACGGAGTCATAGCCGGGGTGGGCGCGGTGGTATTGTTTGTCCCCAATATCGTTATTTTGTTTGTGGGGATCGCATTGCTCGAGGCGACGGGATATATGTCGCGTGTCGCGTTTTTGCTGGACGGTTTTTTCCATAAATTCGGTTTGCACGGACAGTCGTTCATTCCGCTGGTAACGGGTTTCGGATGTTCGATTCCCGCCTATATGTCGGCGCGGATTTTGAAAAATGACCGTGACCGCCTTTTGACCCTTTTTGTCATCGGGTTTATGAGCTGCGGTGCGCGTCTCCCCGTCTATGTCCTCTTTACGGGAGCATTTTTCGGACCCGAAATGGCGGGGAACGTACTTTTTGGCATCTATATTCTCGGAGCGATTATCGGACTTATTGCCGCGAAAGTTCTTAAAATGACGGCGTTTAAAGGTGCTGATGAGCCCTTTGTCATGGAGATGCCGAAATACCGCCTCCCTTCGGTGAAGCTCATTTGGCATACGGTTTTGACCAAGACGATGATGTATCTGAAAAAAGCGGGGACGTTCATCGCCGCGGCGTCACTGCTCGTGTGGTTTTTAAGTACCTATCCGAAAGACAGCGCTCTTGATAAGGCGTATGCACTGAAAATCGAAGCGGCATCGTCGCCGGAAGAAGTAAAAATACTGGAGAACCGATTGGCCGAAGCGGCGTTGGAACAAAGCTTTTTGGGAAGAATCGGACATGCAATCGAACCGGCGTTTGAACCGCTCGGATTTGATTGGAAAATGGCGGTGGCTTTACAGACGGGATTGGCGGCAAAAGAGGTCGTCGTTTCGACGATGGGCGTATTATACTCACTCGGAAGCGATGCGACGGAAGAAGACCATTCGCTTATCTCGACGATCAGTTCTCAAATCCCGTTTGCTTCGGCGGTAGCGTTTATCGTCGTCATTATGACCTACTTGCCGTGTCTGGCGGCATCGGTCGTCTTTACCCGTGAAGCGGGGGGGATCAAATATTTCGGATATCTGTTCGCCTTTACGACGATTGTCGCCTATTCATTGGCATTTTTAGCCTATCGTCTGGTCTTAGCGATCAGCTAA
- a CDS encoding VanZ family protein has product MKTLLYKTLFYLNFFIIEYLALTPRHIEIIESFWDKQNHFVAFLVLYLLLGMAYRDFSTAQKTVIMTFIAFQIEIVQYFIPGRYFSLLDIAADAIGVIAGIIVYRYLVPKFHLGN; this is encoded by the coding sequence ATGAAAACGCTCCTCTACAAAACCCTCTTTTACCTCAATTTCTTTATTATCGAATATCTGGCTCTCACCCCCCGGCATATCGAAATCATCGAGAGTTTTTGGGACAAGCAAAACCATTTCGTCGCTTTTTTGGTTTTGTACCTCTTGCTGGGAATGGCTTACAGAGATTTCTCTACCGCTCAAAAAACGGTCATAATGACATTCATCGCGTTTCAGATTGAAATTGTCCAGTACTTTATTCCGGGACGTTATTTTTCTCTTTTGGATATCGCTGCGGACGCTATAGGGGTGATTGCGGGGATTATCGTCTATCGGTATTTAGTTCCCAAGTTTCACCTCGGGAACTAA